In the genome of Prochlorothrix hollandica PCC 9006 = CALU 1027, one region contains:
- a CDS encoding helix-turn-helix domain-containing protein, translating into MQMISTSEESGDLKDLEDFIRSNPHPQELKRGLVIQMLSEQIPISKIMKILGVSESFVLKWKNIFALDGVEALKLQYAGSEGYLSQKQQEEIHQFLQSKSAWTLDELKYHVLVTYDVIYQSDQSYHNMFHEAKISWKKTQKKNPKKDPEKVEERRVEIKDLLEKCTDSIMPEKLVVWFVDECHLLWGDVLG; encoded by the coding sequence ATGCAAATGATTTCAACTTCTGAAGAATCCGGTGATTTAAAAGACCTTGAGGATTTTATCCGAAGTAATCCACATCCTCAAGAACTTAAACGTGGTTTGGTCATTCAGATGTTGTCGGAACAGATCCCGATAAGTAAGATCATGAAAATATTAGGAGTGTCTGAGTCATTTGTACTTAAGTGGAAAAATATATTTGCTCTAGATGGAGTAGAAGCATTGAAACTTCAATATGCCGGTTCGGAAGGATATTTATCTCAGAAACAGCAAGAAGAAATACATCAATTCCTACAATCTAAGAGTGCATGGACTTTGGATGAGCTAAAATATCATGTTTTGGTAACTTATGACGTTATTTATCAATCGGATCAAAGTTACCATAATATGTTTCATGAAGCTAAAATTAGTTGGAAGAAAACTCAAAAAAAGAACCCCAAAAAGGATCCAGAGAAAGTTGAGGAACGGCGTGTTGAAATCAAAGATTTATTGGAGAAATGTACAGATAGCATAATGCCTGAAAAGCTTGTGGTGTGGTTTGTTGACGAATGTCATCTGTTGTGGGGAGATGTCTTAGG
- a CDS encoding transposase yields LTGKFVVQQYDAGNSANTVEFVKYLRSLFPESRHLIIWDGASYHKYKEMADYLKDINQGIEKEYWPVTCELFAPHDPDQNPVEDVWLKAKSFVREYWMLCSNFKVVQWLFEFVTHNEIFRFPKLEMYGNHPWEYNQTS; encoded by the coding sequence TTGACTGGTAAATTTGTTGTTCAACAATATGATGCTGGAAATTCAGCTAATACAGTGGAGTTTGTTAAATATTTAAGAAGCTTGTTCCCCGAATCAAGACATTTAATAATTTGGGATGGAGCTAGTTATCATAAATATAAGGAAATGGCAGATTACCTCAAAGATATCAATCAAGGTATTGAGAAGGAATACTGGCCAGTAACTTGTGAATTATTTGCGCCTCACGATCCAGACCAGAACCCAGTAGAAGATGTTTGGCTCAAGGCCAAGAGCTTTGTAAGAGAATATTGGATGTTGTGTTCCAATTTTAAAGTTGTTCAGTGGCTTTTTGAATTTGTAACTCATAATGAGATCTTCCGGTTTCCAAAACTCGAAATGTATGGAAATCATCCTTGGGAATATAATCAAACTTCCTAG
- a CDS encoding HEPN domain-containing protein, with translation MKAKTAEPMEEEFQYTLNNLWRARRLVDLSKEIKTPKETRSDLLGAAVVFLHATLEEFLRGAALREWFKLDDENLKSALRRYARLSSRNIKISLLELVDKRQDSIESIIQQEVESFLYQDISFNSLDEIEKFLELIKISVQDLKKEIGQEHFDNIQSLIRKRHSVAHQADCSQLDFDQTLVWGKSLLVFLTRLSESLGLNVKYGEELKNISFKGEED, from the coding sequence ATGAAAGCTAAGACGGCTGAGCCAATGGAAGAAGAATTTCAATACACCTTAAATAACTTGTGGAGAGCGAGAAGACTTGTTGATCTTTCAAAAGAAATCAAAACCCCTAAGGAGACTCGAAGCGATTTGCTAGGTGCCGCTGTTGTTTTCTTACACGCCACTTTAGAAGAGTTTTTACGAGGTGCTGCTCTTAGAGAGTGGTTTAAGTTGGATGATGAAAATCTTAAATCTGCGCTTAGACGGTATGCTCGGCTTAGTAGTAGAAATATAAAAATTTCCTTATTGGAGTTAGTAGATAAACGCCAGGATTCCATTGAATCCATTATCCAGCAAGAAGTGGAATCTTTTCTCTATCAAGACATAAGTTTCAATTCTCTTGATGAAATAGAGAAATTTCTGGAATTGATAAAAATTTCTGTTCAAGATCTTAAAAAAGAAATAGGTCAAGAACATTTTGATAATATCCAATCACTAATTAGAAAACGTCATTCAGTGGCACATCAAGCAGATTGCAGCCAACTTGATTTTGATCAGACGCTTGTTTGGGGAAAATCGCTACTTGTGTTTCTAACCCGTTTATCAGAATCTCTTGGTTTGAATGTAAAATATGGCGAGGAACTTAAGAACATTTCCTTCAAAGGAGAAGAGGATTAG
- a CDS encoding HEPN domain-containing protein: MPSAKTELIERIRCLDSSIEIEAVQNKTLTEREHNSIARMLRNGLAVVSFASLEDFIKKRSAEAMEDLSRCSISFSELPEKLQRAATYEVLSGLTYQLSLLEKEDKPSYIQQHALKIASTATPNFELSSHTFAHSQANISNTTIGDILKSFNVDDPWRQMSLMASNLGLTSALSLSEIFKSAALRRHKAAHVAGADIPSTDIKQFVKEAFAIAITFDALLSKAIQKLVENDDDFVRNGQKLNATSIKIRTIKRVDGKWKEYRDNINRAVRISSDLDTLQRGARQRALQAKELIVEFDENGVVSWWQCQ, translated from the coding sequence ATGCCATCTGCCAAAACAGAGCTTATTGAGCGTATTCGCTGCTTAGACTCATCAATTGAAATAGAAGCTGTCCAAAACAAAACACTAACAGAAAGAGAGCATAATTCAATTGCAAGAATGCTGAGGAATGGATTGGCAGTAGTAAGTTTCGCATCGTTAGAGGATTTTATAAAGAAACGTTCTGCAGAAGCTATGGAAGACTTAAGTAGATGTTCTATTTCATTCTCTGAATTACCTGAGAAGTTACAGAGAGCGGCAACATATGAGGTATTATCAGGACTTACCTATCAGCTAAGTCTTTTGGAAAAAGAAGATAAACCTTCATATATACAACAGCACGCATTAAAAATTGCGTCTACTGCAACTCCAAATTTTGAATTATCAAGTCATACATTTGCGCACTCGCAAGCCAATATAAGTAACACTACTATTGGAGATATTTTAAAGAGCTTCAATGTGGATGACCCTTGGAGGCAAATGTCTCTTATGGCTTCTAATCTAGGGCTAACCTCTGCATTGTCGTTATCTGAAATATTTAAGAGCGCAGCCTTGAGAAGACACAAAGCTGCACATGTGGCGGGTGCTGACATCCCCTCTACTGATATTAAACAGTTTGTCAAAGAGGCATTCGCAATAGCTATCACTTTTGATGCTTTACTCTCTAAAGCAATTCAAAAATTAGTTGAAAATGACGATGACTTCGTTCGTAACGGACAGAAACTAAATGCTACTTCTATAAAGATTAGAACCATAAAACGTGTTGACGGCAAATGGAAAGAATATAGAGATAATATCAATCGTGCAGTCAGGATTTCAAGTGATTTAGATACTTTGCAACGAGGAGCTAGGCAAAGAGCATTGCAGGCAAAGGAGTTGATAGTCGAATTTGATGAGAACGGGGTTGTAAGCTGGTGGCAATGTCAGTAA
- a CDS encoding DUF262 domain-containing protein codes for MKEILEKFAKAQESLVTQQSDFSLSAIADMVKLESIDISPHYQRRERWHVEKQSALIESFLLNIPVPPVYFSEDEYGTYTVIDGKQRITAIYDFLTGNLRLKDLKQVPELNGFTFEELPSQLKRALSIRPFMRVITLLKQSNPELKYEVFLRLNTGGEQLKAQEIRNVAYAGPLNDLLFELSDNKFLKKKLKITSIKSTSYRNMDDLELVLRFFTIRSRWENFGKKISVAMDNFMSENQFIEFNKVQELRESFNYSIQRCQRIWGEHSFQKPLNSGWREQLIAPLFDAQMVAVSLLSQERISGLERAQAAVLNATRALYENDAEFHKSVSQSTGDSLAIRNRVSKLLNMLETVEV; via the coding sequence ATGAAAGAAATATTGGAAAAATTTGCCAAAGCACAAGAGAGCTTAGTCACGCAACAGTCAGACTTCTCTCTTTCGGCTATAGCAGATATGGTAAAACTTGAATCCATTGATATATCTCCTCATTACCAGAGGCGTGAACGCTGGCACGTTGAAAAGCAGTCTGCTTTGATCGAATCATTTCTTCTCAACATACCGGTGCCACCTGTTTACTTTTCTGAAGATGAATATGGCACTTACACTGTAATTGATGGAAAACAGCGCATAACAGCCATTTATGATTTCTTGACGGGAAATCTCAGGCTTAAGGACTTGAAACAAGTTCCAGAATTAAATGGTTTTACCTTTGAAGAACTTCCCTCTCAACTTAAGCGTGCACTTTCGATAAGACCGTTTATGCGTGTAATTACGTTACTGAAACAATCAAATCCTGAATTGAAATATGAAGTTTTCTTGAGGCTCAATACAGGAGGTGAGCAACTTAAAGCTCAAGAAATTCGAAATGTCGCATATGCAGGACCGTTAAATGATCTTTTATTTGAATTGTCAGACAACAAATTTCTAAAGAAAAAGTTAAAGATAACCTCAATTAAGTCAACGTCATATCGAAATATGGATGATTTAGAACTTGTCCTTAGGTTTTTCACTATTCGAAGTAGATGGGAAAATTTTGGCAAAAAGATCTCTGTTGCGATGGATAATTTCATGTCAGAAAACCAATTTATTGAATTTAATAAAGTTCAAGAACTACGTGAATCATTTAACTATTCGATTCAGAGGTGCCAGCGAATTTGGGGGGAACATTCATTCCAAAAGCCTTTGAATAGTGGATGGCGAGAACAGCTAATAGCACCTTTATTTGATGCACAGATGGTAGCTGTATCACTTTTGAGTCAGGAAAGAATCAGCGGATTGGAAAGAGCACAAGCTGCTGTGTTAAATGCTACTCGAGCTTTGTACGAAAATGATGCTGAGTTCCATAAATCGGTCTCACAATCCACAGGGGATTCCCTGGCAATTAGAAATAGGGTCTCAAAATTATTAAATATGCTTGAAACTGTTGAGGTTTGA
- a CDS encoding TldD/PmbA family protein translates to MQVIAPTIASELFRSHPSTDKTRLDGTWEPIFSTLLGLGRAAGADFVEFFLERINYINCMAEDDAITSISPRIATGAGVRVFRGTADCYVSTNDLTFSGLKVALEKGLSIMGLSLPTAAAFVPEVTLEPLRDYAALRGKEDWLGQCSSMEEMGQVLLTATTSLQRHASHVQSRMGVYFRDWQEVLVAASDGTFARDIRLTQSVGCNLLCADGEHRSSIGRRVGDTSDPGFLRQWNCDTDAAEIAESAGKMLYADYVESGTYPIIMANEFGGVIFHEACGHLLETTQIERKTTPFLEKKGQKIAHENLTAWDEGLSPNAFGTIDMDDEGMPAQRTLLIENGILKNFIADRAGSMRTGHPRTGSGRRQGYTHAAASRMRNTYIAPGPYSLDDLFGSVDKGIYCKKMGGGSVGPTGQFNFSVDEAYLVENGKVTKPLKGATLIGDAQDIMNRISMSSQDLGLAAGFCGSVSGSIYVTVGQPHLKVDSITVGGR, encoded by the coding sequence ATGCAAGTTATTGCCCCCACCATTGCCAGTGAACTGTTCCGATCGCACCCCAGCACCGATAAAACCCGACTAGATGGCACCTGGGAACCGATTTTTTCCACCCTGCTGGGGCTAGGACGCGCAGCCGGGGCCGACTTCGTGGAATTTTTCCTAGAACGCATTAACTACATCAACTGCATGGCCGAAGATGATGCCATCACCAGCATTTCCCCCCGCATTGCCACCGGAGCCGGGGTGCGGGTGTTCCGGGGCACTGCCGACTGTTATGTCAGCACCAATGACCTAACCTTTAGCGGCCTGAAGGTGGCCCTGGAAAAGGGGCTGTCGATTATGGGGCTGAGCCTGCCCACTGCTGCCGCCTTTGTGCCGGAAGTGACCCTGGAGCCACTGCGGGACTATGCGGCACTGCGGGGCAAGGAAGATTGGTTGGGCCAGTGCAGCTCCATGGAAGAAATGGGCCAGGTGCTGCTGACCGCCACTACGTCCCTCCAGCGCCATGCCAGCCATGTGCAATCCCGCATGGGGGTCTATTTCCGGGACTGGCAAGAGGTGTTGGTGGCCGCCAGTGATGGCACCTTTGCCCGCGATATTCGCCTAACCCAGTCCGTGGGCTGCAACCTGCTCTGTGCCGATGGGGAGCACCGATCGTCCATTGGTCGCCGGGTAGGGGACACCAGCGATCCCGGTTTCCTGCGCCAGTGGAACTGTGACACAGATGCGGCGGAGATTGCGGAATCCGCTGGCAAAATGCTCTATGCCGACTATGTGGAGTCCGGCACCTATCCCATCATCATGGCCAATGAGTTTGGTGGTGTAATTTTCCATGAAGCCTGTGGCCATTTATTGGAAACCACCCAAATCGAGCGGAAAACCACGCCGTTCCTGGAGAAGAAAGGCCAAAAGATCGCCCATGAGAATCTAACGGCCTGGGATGAAGGGTTATCCCCCAATGCCTTTGGCACTATCGACATGGATGATGAGGGAATGCCCGCCCAGCGCACCCTGCTGATCGAGAACGGCATTCTCAAAAACTTCATTGCCGATCGCGCCGGATCCATGCGCACGGGCCATCCCCGCACCGGCAGCGGTCGTCGCCAAGGCTACACCCATGCAGCAGCCTCCCGGATGCGCAACACCTACATTGCCCCCGGTCCCTACAGCCTGGATGATTTGTTTGGCTCTGTGGATAAGGGCATTTACTGCAAGAAAATGGGGGGCGGCAGCGTTGGACCCACGGGACAGTTTAATTTCTCGGTGGATGAAGCCTATTTGGTGGAAAACGGCAAAGTGACCAAACCCCTGAAGGGAGCTACCCTCATCGGCGATGCCCAGGACATCATGAACCGCATTTCCATGTCATCCCAGGATCTGGGCCTTGCTGCCGGGTTCTGTGGTTCCGTCAGTGGCAGTATCTATGTCACCGTGGGCCAGCCCCATCTCAAGGTAGACTCCATCACCGTCGGCGGTCGCTAG
- a CDS encoding TldD/PmbA family protein, translated as MAIQIDTLRNQVQDIAQKLGIHKYDISGSSVDETSVQVDRGEPKQVKASQRSGVTVRVWNSDGTLGITSTSDVDQAGVELALKTAYEASFFGRKEYIPDFSPQAMDPIATVLEPTVEPAAVSTLIERLIDAEKDLLSRHTAIASVPYNGLSQRDVERFYLNSAGAARADGGFYTSLYLYTKTEQEGRKPRSAGAYRVSHSLGDLDIAGCIAETAEKTLSHLDYHKVDTGKYTVVFSPEAFLDLLGAFSNLYNAQSILDNRSLSKAESLGTAIASPLLSVYDDALHTANIGASAFDGEGTPTRRISLIEQGVLSHFLHSEGTARRMGAQPTGHANLGAKVSVGPHFYHAFAANPGDQSLSLDKADNVVWIDDLQALHAGVQSLEGSFSLPFDGWLMKGGEAVSIESATVAGDFLQLLKAIVLVEAEEKLTPGGVAPKVWVEGLSITGE; from the coding sequence ATGGCCATCCAGATTGACACCCTCCGCAACCAGGTGCAGGACATTGCCCAGAAATTGGGTATTCACAAATATGATATTTCTGGTTCATCAGTGGATGAAACCAGTGTGCAAGTCGATCGGGGCGAACCCAAACAGGTAAAAGCCTCCCAGCGATCGGGGGTCACCGTGCGAGTTTGGAACAGTGACGGCACCCTAGGCATCACCTCCACCAGCGACGTGGACCAAGCAGGGGTAGAACTAGCCCTGAAAACCGCCTATGAAGCCAGTTTCTTTGGGCGGAAAGAATATATCCCCGACTTCAGCCCCCAAGCGATGGATCCCATTGCCACAGTCTTGGAACCGACGGTGGAACCCGCCGCCGTCAGTACCCTGATCGAACGGCTGATCGACGCGGAAAAAGACCTACTGAGCCGCCACACCGCGATCGCCAGCGTGCCCTACAATGGCCTATCCCAGCGGGACGTGGAGCGCTTTTACCTCAACAGTGCCGGAGCCGCCCGCGCCGATGGGGGCTTTTACACCTCCCTCTACCTCTACACCAAAACCGAGCAGGAGGGGCGCAAACCCCGCAGTGCCGGAGCCTACCGGGTCAGCCACAGCCTGGGGGATCTGGACATCGCCGGTTGTATTGCGGAAACTGCGGAGAAAACCCTGAGCCACTTGGACTATCACAAGGTAGATACGGGCAAATACACAGTAGTGTTTTCCCCAGAGGCATTTTTGGACTTATTGGGGGCATTTTCCAACCTCTACAACGCCCAGAGCATTTTAGATAACCGCAGTCTCTCCAAAGCAGAGTCCTTGGGCACCGCGATCGCCTCCCCCCTGCTGTCGGTTTATGACGATGCCCTCCACACCGCCAACATTGGTGCCAGTGCCTTTGATGGGGAAGGCACCCCCACCCGTCGCATTTCCCTGATTGAGCAGGGGGTTCTTTCCCACTTCCTCCACAGCGAAGGCACCGCCCGCCGCATGGGTGCCCAGCCCACGGGCCATGCCAACCTGGGGGCAAAGGTCAGTGTGGGACCCCACTTTTACCACGCTTTTGCCGCCAACCCCGGTGACCAAAGCCTGAGCCTAGACAAGGCCGATAATGTGGTCTGGATCGATGATCTCCAAGCCCTCCATGCGGGGGTGCAATCCCTGGAGGGTTCCTTCTCCCTGCCCTTTGATGGTTGGTTGATGAAGGGGGGCGAGGCGGTGAGCATTGAGTCGGCCACGGTGGCGGGGGACTTTTTGCAACTGTTAAAGGCGATCGTCCTGGTGGAAGCAGAGGAGAAACTAACCCCCGGCGGTGTCGCCCCCAAGGTGTGGGTCGAGGGGCTGTCGATCACGGGGGAATAA
- a CDS encoding cysteine hydrolase family protein produces MTTQLPIPNHFDASRVGAVWRVPYQQRAAEAKAWAKQQAITPAAKDKTRLCLMIIDAQNTFCIPDHELFVGGRSGMGAVDDNQRLCQFIYRNLGVLTEIAPTMDTHTTMQIFHALFWVNDAGEHPAPMTMITYEDLQKGVWKANPAIAFSLAGGNYMALQNHALHYAKSLSDAGKYPLTIWPYHSILGGIGHALVSAVEEACFFHNIARHSQTRFEIKGGNPLTENYSVLCPEVLDGSDGRPIAQKNARFIQRLLEFDGVIIAGQAKSHCVAWTIDDLLTEIQAKDPQLAQKVYLLEDCTSPVVVPGVVDFTDQANAAFDRFAKAGMKVVRSTTAIDTWPGITF; encoded by the coding sequence ATGACGACTCAACTTCCCATTCCTAATCACTTTGATGCCAGCCGCGTTGGTGCCGTGTGGCGGGTTCCCTATCAACAGCGGGCTGCGGAAGCCAAAGCCTGGGCCAAACAGCAGGCCATTACCCCCGCCGCCAAGGATAAAACCCGCCTCTGCCTAATGATTATCGATGCCCAAAATACCTTTTGTATTCCCGACCATGAGTTATTTGTGGGGGGCCGATCGGGCATGGGAGCAGTGGACGATAACCAGCGCCTCTGTCAGTTTATCTATCGCAATCTCGGTGTCCTAACGGAAATTGCCCCCACCATGGACACCCACACCACCATGCAGATTTTCCATGCCCTCTTTTGGGTCAATGACGCAGGGGAACACCCCGCCCCCATGACCATGATTACCTACGAAGATCTGCAAAAAGGGGTCTGGAAAGCCAATCCCGCCATCGCCTTTAGTCTAGCGGGGGGCAACTACATGGCCCTGCAAAACCACGCCCTTCACTATGCCAAAAGCCTCAGTGATGCGGGTAAATATCCCCTCACCATTTGGCCCTATCACTCCATTTTGGGAGGCATTGGCCATGCCTTGGTGTCCGCTGTGGAAGAGGCTTGTTTTTTCCATAATATCGCCCGCCATAGCCAAACCCGCTTTGAAATCAAGGGAGGTAATCCCCTGACGGAGAACTATTCGGTCCTCTGTCCTGAGGTGTTAGATGGCTCCGATGGGCGACCCATTGCTCAGAAAAATGCCCGCTTTATTCAGCGCTTACTAGAGTTTGATGGGGTGATTATTGCAGGGCAAGCCAAGAGTCATTGTGTGGCTTGGACGATCGATGATTTGCTAACGGAAATCCAAGCCAAAGATCCCCAACTGGCCCAGAAGGTTTATCTGCTGGAGGACTGCACCTCGCCGGTGGTGGTGCCCGGTGTGGTGGACTTTACGGATCAGGCTAATGCAGCCTTCGATCGCTTTGCCAAAGCAGGCATGAAGGTGGTGCGATCGACCACGGCGATCGACACCTGGCCCGGTATCACGTTCTAA
- a CDS encoding protein phosphatase 2C domain-containing protein — translation MNPAPPSPSVSPPPLPFQIAGGSVVGREHRRLGKNNQDAYGWRVMEGAIAAVVCDGCGSTPHSEVGANLGVRLLLQGLGQRYQRGEDPTTPAFWQGLRRDLLDHLQTLAQTLDDAWQRVIRDYFLFTIAGAYITPQTTVLFALGDSLTVLNSHCFPAHSYPHNSPPYLAYGLLSTPFSEAELQIQLLQTLPTDQVQSLLLGTDGVSDLIRAELAQFPGQDNVIGSLGQFWQDDRYFKNPDQVRRQLSLINRELTTAHWETQQLTKTTGLLPDDTTLIVLRR, via the coding sequence ATGAACCCTGCCCCCCCGTCCCCCAGTGTCTCCCCGCCACCCCTCCCCTTCCAAATCGCGGGGGGATCCGTGGTGGGGCGGGAGCATCGTCGCCTGGGGAAAAATAACCAGGATGCCTATGGCTGGCGGGTGATGGAGGGGGCGATCGCCGCCGTGGTCTGTGATGGTTGCGGCAGTACCCCCCACAGCGAAGTGGGAGCTAACCTGGGGGTGCGGCTACTGTTGCAGGGGTTGGGGCAGCGGTACCAACGGGGGGAAGACCCCACTACACCGGCTTTTTGGCAAGGATTACGGCGGGATCTCTTGGATCACCTGCAAACCCTGGCCCAAACCCTGGATGACGCTTGGCAGCGGGTGATTCGGGACTATTTTCTGTTTACGATCGCCGGAGCCTACATCACCCCCCAGACCACGGTGCTGTTTGCCTTGGGGGATAGTCTAACGGTTCTCAATAGCCACTGTTTTCCGGCCCACTCCTATCCCCACAACTCTCCCCCCTACCTGGCCTATGGCCTGTTATCCACCCCGTTTTCGGAGGCTGAGTTACAGATCCAACTGCTGCAAACCTTACCCACGGACCAGGTTCAGAGTTTACTGCTGGGCACCGATGGGGTTAGTGACCTGATCCGGGCTGAATTGGCCCAATTTCCCGGCCAAGATAACGTTATCGGTTCCCTGGGGCAGTTTTGGCAGGACGATCGCTACTTCAAAAACCCTGATCAGGTGCGGCGACAGTTAAGCCTGATCAACCGGGAACTGACCACCGCCCACTGGGAGACCCAGCAGTTAACTAAAACCACGGGCCTGCTCCCCGACGACACCACGTTGATTGTCTTGCGTCGCTAA
- a CDS encoding NUDIX hydrolase, translated as MVPDPATYPYARPALTVDCVLFGLDAEDLKVLLIRRKLPPFQDQWALPGGFVRVAETLDQAALRELREETGVEDVFLEQLYTFGEIDRDPRDRVVSVAYYALINLEDHPLEAGTDASQAGWFPLDPVPALAFDHRSIFTLALGRLQGKLRYEPIGFELLPAKFTLTQLQGLYEKVLGQPLDKRNFRKKILKMNVLVPLAEKQQNVRHRAAQLYRFDEARYQQLREKGFSFEL; from the coding sequence ATGGTCCCCGACCCCGCTACCTACCCCTACGCCCGCCCCGCCCTCACCGTCGATTGCGTCCTGTTTGGCTTGGATGCGGAGGATCTGAAGGTCTTGTTGATTCGCCGCAAGTTGCCCCCCTTCCAAGACCAGTGGGCACTGCCGGGGGGCTTTGTGCGGGTCGCGGAAACCCTGGATCAGGCGGCATTGCGGGAATTACGGGAAGAAACGGGGGTAGAAGATGTGTTTCTGGAGCAGTTGTATACGTTTGGCGAGATCGATCGCGATCCCCGCGATCGGGTGGTCAGTGTGGCCTACTATGCCCTGATTAATCTGGAGGATCATCCCCTGGAGGCGGGCACCGATGCCAGCCAAGCCGGTTGGTTTCCCCTGGATCCAGTGCCTGCCCTGGCTTTTGATCATCGATCGATTTTCACCCTGGCCCTGGGGCGCTTACAGGGCAAGTTGCGGTATGAGCCGATCGGGTTTGAATTGCTCCCGGCGAAGTTCACCCTCACCCAATTGCAAGGTCTCTATGAAAAGGTCTTGGGCCAGCCCCTGGATAAGCGCAATTTCCGGAAGAAAATCCTAAAAATGAATGTCTTGGTGCCCTTGGCGGAAAAACAGCAAAATGTCCGCCACCGCGCCGCCCAACTCTACCGTTTTGATGAAGCCCGCTATCAACAACTGCGGGAAAAAGGCTTCAGTTTTGAGCTTTAG